The Chloroflexus aggregans DSM 9485 genome segment CTGATCGATGATTGCACCGTCAACACCACAGCGAGCCAATTGGCGTTTTACTTCATCGGGCTGCTCGCGGATGAGTTTGATGTCAAGCATGGTTTTCTACCAATATTCAATGCGCAAGTGCGCAGCGGTTCGTGCTGTAGAGGCAATTATACCACGGTGTTGGACGGTATGTCCGCCGACAACCGTCACGATCCACGTACACGGCTGTAGCGCCACGCTACCGGTTGGCCGTTGGCGTAGGGCATCACGCCGTGGAATGGACGCGGATCATCGTCGAACACGAGCGGGAGAAAGTATCGGTCGCCGGGCCAGAGTGGCAAATCCATAATCCGTGCCAACGGTACCCACTCCAGGGTTCCTTCGACATTACGTGTCGGTGGCTCACCGTCAAAACGGGTAATTAAAAAGATGAAGGCAAACCAGTCTTCGCCGTTCTTACCAAAACCGGGCCAACTGACCGTCCCCCGCAGGGTGAGTTCGAGAGCAGTAATACCGGCCTCTTCGCGCAATTCGCGCTGCATCCCGGCAACAATCTCTTCGTCACGTTCCAGCTTACCGCCCAGACCATTGTACTTGCCCAAATGTTGATCTTCGGGTCGCGCATTACGATGCACCATCAGCACCGATTGACGATCGGGCGAAAGAACGTAACCAAGGGTGGCGAGAATTGGCGTGTAGGGCATAGTTAACCTCAGATAACAAATGAACACAATCGCGTCACAGTCCACTCAGCGAACTATCAGGATTAATGAAGAGATTTACGGGTGTTGCTTGCTTACCACGCCCGATAGAGATGATGCTCACCGCGACGTACTTCCATAATTCGACGCATACTCCCAGCCTCAATACCGGTCGGGAGACGGTCAGCGTGAAACCATTGGGCATCACAGATTTCGATGTCGCCGCGAGGTGGTG includes the following:
- a CDS encoding NUDIX hydrolase encodes the protein MPYTPILATLGYVLSPDRQSVLMVHRNARPEDQHLGKYNGLGGKLERDEEIVAGMQRELREEAGITALELTLRGTVSWPGFGKNGEDWFAFIFLITRFDGEPPTRNVEGTLEWVPLARIMDLPLWPGDRYFLPLVFDDDPRPFHGVMPYANGQPVAWRYSRVRGS